AGGTACTTAACACGTATTTCCTCTATACTTTGACTATTCTCAGAGGCTTTAATATCTACTATTGCATCGTTTTTTATTTGATTTAACTGATCCTTCATAAAGATAGTCTCCTTTCTTAATTATGTATACTTTTTTTTAAAAATAAAAAAAGCCCTCATCCCGGTAAGGGACGAAGGCTGTATTCTCCGTGGTACCACCCTAATTGGTATATATAATACCCACTTAAAGCAATTATAACGATTTTCACCGCCCTAACCTACTAAAAATTCAGATAGGGGACTCCAGAGGGAAACTTCAAAAGGTCCTTCTGCCGATAAGCTCTCAGTCTATGACTTATCTTTCCTGTACAGGGTATCTTCCTAATGGCCTCTTTCAACGCCGTATATTCTAATTCATACCATACAATTGTATCACAAATTAGATATATGTCAATTATCTCTATTTTTTATAAATCCTTTGTCTTAAAGCCTCGTATACTATAACAGAGTTTGCTACTCCAACATTTAAGGATTCCGCTTCACCCTCCATAGGTATTATAATAAGGTCAGTTGCAAGTGATAGATTCTCATCACTTACACCATTTGCTTCATTACCTAGTATAACCGCTGTCTTATTTGAAAAGTTATATTCATATAAAGACTTTTTACCTTGAAGGCTTGTGGCTAATATTTTATAACCATTATTTAAAAGAATATTAGATGTATTACTAAAGTTATCAGCACTAACTATTGGTATATGAAATATGGACCCCATGGTAGACCTTAACACCTTAGGATTATAAACATCAACTGTTCCCTTAAGAATAATGATTCCAGATACACCCGCTGCATCACATGTTCTTATTATTGTACCTAAGTTTCCAGGGTCTTGAACACCATCTACAATAACTAATAAATCTCCCATTATTTCTTCAATAACATGATCCTTTTTAGTACATATAGCAACTACTCCCTGAGGAGATTCTGTATCGCATATATCCCTTAAAATAGAATCCTGTACCTCAAATGAATCTACATCTGATTCCAAAACTCTTTCATAACCATTTGTAGAATATATCATATTACTATATAAAACATACTCCGCAGATCCATTTTCAATAGCTGCTTCAACAAATCTAATCCCTTCAGCTAAAAAAAGTCCTTCTATTTCTCTATACTTTTTCTTTTTAAGCTTTTGCGCTTTCTTTACTAACTTATTGTCCTTTGATATCATATTTATCTTCCTATTCGCTGTATTCTTCAATATCCTTAAGTGACTCAGTTCCTCCAATTACAACTAAAATATCTCCCTTTTTAATGTATTCATCAGCTTCTGGAGAAATATTAATGTCATTTCCTCTTTTTATTGCCATAACATTTATTCCAAACCTACTTCTGATATTTAGATCCTTAAGAGATTTTCCAACCCACTTATTAATAGCTGTTACTTCCATTATGCTATAATCCGGAGAAAGCTCTATATAATCTAGTATGTTAGATGAGCACAGGTTATGTGCAACCCTAACTCCCATATCACGTTCTGGGAACACTACTCTATCAGCACCTATTTTATACAGAACCTTAGCATGAACCTCATTATGAGCTTTTGCTATTACATATTTTACTCCAAGTTCTTTTACAAGAAGTGTTGCCATTATACTCGCCTGTACATCTGAGCCTATAGTAATTACAGCAACATCAAAGTTTCTAAGTCCAAGGGCCCTTAGAACACTTTCATCAGTTGAGTCAGCTTGTACTGCATGTGTAACATCCTGAGAAACTTCCTGCACTACCTCTTCATCAACATCTACTGCTAAAACTTCATTTCCAAGTGAATAAAGTGTTTTGGCAATACTTGTTCCAAATCTCCCAAGTCCTATAATAACATATTGTTTTGAAGTCATAATCTATCCTCCTTAAACTTAACCAACTAAAATCTTATCCTCTGGATATTTTATAGTTGTATTTGTTGTTTTTTGTTTATATGCAAATGCTAATACAAGGGTTAGAGGCCCAAGTCTTCCTGCATACATGGTAATTATTATTGCTATTTTTCCTATTGGAGTAAGTGTTGGAGTAAGTCCAAGAGTTAGCCCAACTGTACCAAAGGCTGATGTTGCTTCATATAGGAACTGAATAAATGTCCCCTTTTCTGTAATAGATAAAATCATTGTAACAACTATTACAAGCATAAAACTTATAAGTGT
This genomic stretch from Clostridium cylindrosporum DSM 605 harbors:
- a CDS encoding potassium channel family protein; this encodes MTSKQYVIIGLGRFGTSIAKTLYSLGNEVLAVDVDEEVVQEVSQDVTHAVQADSTDESVLRALGLRNFDVAVITIGSDVQASIMATLLVKELGVKYVIAKAHNEVHAKVLYKIGADRVVFPERDMGVRVAHNLCSSNILDYIELSPDYSIMEVTAINKWVGKSLKDLNIRSRFGINVMAIKRGNDINISPEADEYIKKGDILVVIGGTESLKDIEEYSE
- a CDS encoding TrmH family RNA methyltransferase, with the protein product MISKDNKLVKKAQKLKKKKYREIEGLFLAEGIRFVEAAIENGSAEYVLYSNMIYSTNGYERVLESDVDSFEVQDSILRDICDTESPQGVVAICTKKDHVIEEIMGDLLVIVDGVQDPGNLGTIIRTCDAAGVSGIIILKGTVDVYNPKVLRSTMGSIFHIPIVSADNFSNTSNILLNNGYKILATSLQGKKSLYEYNFSNKTAVILGNEANGVSDENLSLATDLIIIPMEGEAESLNVGVANSVIVYEALRQRIYKK